The Aureispira anguillae genome contains a region encoding:
- a CDS encoding formylglycine-generating enzyme family protein, whose product MKSSSVFFAVLLMLCSCKETEVPTTTTVSTSLPSSIIFKEIPAGTFQMGGTTIQNDAPAVTISLSAFQMSEKEITNQEYIDFLNAAYQDAWITVIEQQLQDPCGSYTEKVVIGAGDAPNAGEVFLQLGETGGCTSHGDPEHLDNKSWIAFNTTNNQFELLDATKADWPVNWVKWFGAFAFAEYYGISLPTEAQWECAARGGQQLEYPTDDGTLSLTKANYNGDLPGVYNANGHSVEVGTYAANPYGLYDMGGNVWEWCQDYYSASFYQDGATDPLNTTPGTDAKRVRRGGSWNYHASTLLTYARAADFENRGNNHFGFRVVKN is encoded by the coding sequence ATGAAGTCTAGTAGTGTCTTTTTTGCAGTTTTATTGATGTTGTGTTCTTGTAAAGAAACAGAGGTACCAACAACAACGACAGTAAGTACAAGCTTACCCTCAAGTATAATTTTTAAAGAAATTCCAGCAGGAACCTTCCAAATGGGGGGAACCACCATCCAGAATGATGCGCCTGCGGTAACGATAAGTCTATCTGCATTTCAAATGTCTGAAAAAGAAATTACCAATCAGGAGTATATTGACTTTTTGAATGCGGCTTATCAAGATGCCTGGATTACAGTGATAGAACAACAACTGCAAGATCCTTGTGGAAGTTATACCGAAAAAGTAGTCATTGGTGCAGGAGATGCGCCCAATGCAGGCGAGGTGTTTTTGCAATTAGGCGAAACAGGGGGCTGTACGAGCCACGGTGATCCTGAGCATTTGGACAATAAAAGTTGGATTGCATTTAATACAACGAATAATCAATTTGAATTGTTGGATGCTACCAAAGCAGATTGGCCAGTCAATTGGGTGAAATGGTTTGGTGCTTTTGCTTTTGCAGAATACTATGGGATTAGTCTGCCAACAGAGGCTCAGTGGGAATGTGCAGCACGAGGTGGACAACAATTGGAGTACCCAACGGATGATGGAACGCTTTCTTTGACCAAAGCAAATTACAATGGAGACCTTCCTGGAGTTTACAATGCCAATGGTCATTCTGTGGAAGTAGGTACTTATGCAGCCAACCCATACGGTTTGTATGATATGGGAGGAAATGTATGGGAGTGGTGCCAAGATTATTATAGTGCTTCTTTTTACCAAGATGGAGCAACAGACCCGCTTAATACTACTCCTGGAACCGATGCTAAACGGGTAAGAAGAGGAGGATCATGGAATTATCATGCTAGCACCTTGCTGACGTATGCTAGGGCGGCTGATTTTGAAAATAGAGGGAATAATCACTTTGGTTTTAGAGTAGTAAAGAATTAA
- a CDS encoding LytR/AlgR family response regulator transcription factor produces MGNKQKITCIAVDDEPFALALIEDFCAKIPQLELIDLFDNPFEALDYLRHHKPDAVFMDIKMPEISGIQLIQQIPEFPALIFTTAHSKYAVESYNLNALDYLLKPFDFERFYKAVQKVEKHLARSTFMEQEEEKRASIVVKVEYKNVQILLADILYVEAMDNYVKIHTAEKYYLTQQSMKFTLQSLPEDNFCRVHKSYIVALSKVDHFSYKSIAIQGQNIPIGRTFLQKFRKKIAKL; encoded by the coding sequence ATGGGAAATAAGCAAAAAATAACCTGCATTGCTGTTGATGATGAGCCTTTTGCGCTGGCGCTAATCGAAGATTTTTGTGCAAAAATTCCACAGCTTGAATTAATTGATTTGTTTGACAATCCTTTTGAAGCCTTGGATTATTTGAGGCATCATAAGCCAGATGCGGTGTTCATGGATATTAAAATGCCTGAAATATCTGGCATCCAACTAATCCAGCAAATTCCCGAATTTCCTGCCCTAATATTTACAACCGCTCATAGCAAATATGCTGTTGAGAGTTATAATCTTAACGCCCTAGATTATTTGCTAAAACCATTTGATTTTGAACGGTTTTACAAAGCAGTTCAAAAAGTTGAAAAGCATTTGGCTCGATCGACTTTTATGGAGCAAGAAGAAGAGAAACGAGCTTCTATTGTTGTTAAAGTAGAATATAAAAATGTACAAATCTTATTGGCTGATATTTTATATGTAGAGGCAATGGATAATTATGTCAAAATTCACACAGCTGAGAAATATTATTTGACACAACAAAGCATGAAGTTTACCTTACAAAGTTTGCCAGAAGATAACTTTTGTCGGGTTCACAAATCTTATATTGTTGCCTTGTCAAAAGTTGACCATTTTTCTTATAAATCCATTGCCATCCAAGGGCAGAACATTCCAATTGGCAGAACATTTCTACAAAAGTTTAGAAAAAAAATAGCAAAATTATAA
- a CDS encoding sensor histidine kinase — MSLRTKIITKENGKELTYLKHLILWLLLFVAPIFLLENIGLIFTYAPVYYIAAFLVLIVVFYAFYLKFTPQYLLNDRIFIYLGLIVVCFMIYRHFPKVVCRLLPEHPWTQDPFGLEEELKAKMRLGALFMYFVITLVISIIESLKDAQQLNQRLKSEKNIAELALLKSQVNPHFLFNSLNSIYYLAIKKADEAPKAIIALSDMMRYVFTEASNDSVPLLREIDYITKYIDLQRLRLPKHTEVKSEISVQEETLMIAPLLLIPFIENAFKYGVSTRKATTIYLQITADADQLSMKVLNTIIATEQEEIETKTGTGIDNVKRQLELIYPNRHTLSINNDGNVFEVKLKINNQKNNGK, encoded by the coding sequence ATGAGCCTAAGAACAAAAATAATTACAAAAGAAAATGGTAAAGAGCTAACTTATTTGAAGCATCTAATACTTTGGTTGTTGCTCTTTGTTGCGCCTATTTTTTTGCTAGAAAACATAGGACTGATTTTCACTTATGCTCCCGTTTATTACATAGCGGCTTTTTTAGTATTAATAGTTGTATTTTATGCTTTTTATCTCAAATTCACACCTCAATACTTATTAAACGATAGAATCTTTATCTACTTAGGGTTAATTGTCGTTTGTTTTATGATTTATCGACATTTTCCCAAAGTGGTGTGTCGGTTATTGCCAGAGCATCCGTGGACGCAAGACCCTTTTGGCTTGGAAGAGGAACTAAAAGCAAAGATGCGACTTGGAGCGCTATTTATGTATTTTGTCATTACCTTAGTCATTTCTATTATAGAAAGTTTAAAGGACGCACAACAATTAAATCAACGCTTAAAAAGCGAAAAAAACATAGCAGAATTAGCTTTGCTAAAGTCGCAAGTGAACCCACATTTTTTATTTAACTCTCTGAACAGCATTTATTATTTAGCCATCAAAAAAGCAGATGAGGCACCAAAAGCAATTATTGCGCTCTCTGATATGATGCGTTATGTATTTACAGAGGCAAGCAATGATTCTGTTCCTCTTTTGAGGGAAATAGATTATATTACTAAATATATTGATCTACAGCGATTGCGATTGCCTAAACATACCGAGGTGAAAAGCGAAATTAGCGTTCAAGAAGAAACCTTGATGATTGCTCCTTTATTACTGATTCCTTTTATTGAAAATGCATTTAAGTATGGGGTCAGTACTCGCAAAGCAACAACAATTTATCTTCAAATAACAGCAGATGCAGACCAACTGTCAATGAAAGTTTTGAATACAATTATTGCAACAGAGCAAGAAGAAATAGAGACTAAAACGGGGACAGGGATCGACAATGTGAAACGACAGTTAGAGCTTATTTATCCCAATCGACATACTTTATCGATTAATAACGATGGAAATGTATTTGAAGTGAAACTTAAGATTAACAATCAAAAAAACAATGGGAAATAA
- a CDS encoding response regulator transcription factor has translation MIKILLVEDNKELRQNTLDFLTQEAYIIEVAENYKTAHQKLQQHRYDILLLDLMLPDGNGIELLRQHIKSKQSSGVLIISAKGALNDRIEGLDLGADDYLPKPFHLSELNARIKAIYRRKMQQGQQEISFGQLRIDTQAQKVYAKNKELVLTKKEYALLIYFVNNRDRMLSKQAIAEHVWGDYVHDLLNCDFVYQHIKNLRKKLAKEIGEDYIQTVYGVGYKMKKTPNIT, from the coding sequence ATGATCAAAATATTATTAGTAGAAGACAACAAAGAGCTTAGGCAAAACACCCTTGACTTTTTAACTCAAGAAGCCTATATTATAGAAGTAGCTGAAAACTACAAAACGGCTCATCAAAAACTCCAACAACATCGTTATGATATTCTTTTGTTAGACCTCATGCTCCCCGATGGGAATGGAATAGAATTGCTAAGGCAACACATAAAAAGCAAACAGTCTAGTGGAGTCCTTATCATCTCCGCAAAGGGTGCTCTAAATGATAGAATTGAAGGACTAGATTTGGGGGCTGATGACTATCTTCCCAAACCCTTCCATTTATCGGAACTCAATGCGAGAATAAAAGCTATTTATCGTCGAAAAATGCAACAAGGGCAACAAGAAATCAGTTTTGGTCAACTCAGAATAGATACACAAGCCCAAAAAGTCTATGCCAAAAACAAAGAACTTGTCCTTACCAAAAAAGAATACGCTCTTTTAATCTACTTTGTGAACAATCGAGATCGAATGCTAAGCAAACAAGCCATTGCTGAACATGTATGGGGAGATTATGTCCACGATTTGTTAAATTGTGATTTTGTATACCAACATATCAAAAATTTGCGCAAAAAATTGGCAAAAGAAATAGGAGAAGATTATATTCAAACTGTTTATGGAGTTGGTTACAAGATGAAAAAAACACCCAACATCACTTAA
- a CDS encoding sensor histidine kinase produces the protein MKLVTKLTSSYLLIAGFVFILGGFITFEIIESEIKSEQMWELRKATTYISDRIKLGINPALLVSSKIQIVALPQNAVEQPIHFRDTLVWVENLQKLEPHEKAISQKRINGQVYQISVYNVLLEEDEISKTAISSLSLTFLILLTLFGLTSLILSRIFLKPLHQTLKTIEEFDLTQVGVPFASSNTKEFDQLNQFLNNMSQKAKQEYQSLKSFSENASHEMQTPLAIAKGKLELLLNTTLNENQTELIQSSYLAIDRLSRLNKTLLLLTKLDNHEFQTAKKINFSKLLNETLLDYKEIIDFKNIQLTANIQGDIEFPIDPSLAYILITNLLNNAIKHNLPESGQIAIELTAASLKIKNTGLELTVPPQELFKRFKKANQSSSSIGLGLSIIKSICNKNSMAVAYTLDQNWHQIEISFLNKSSNFLQISN, from the coding sequence ATGAAACTGGTTACCAAACTTACTTCTTCTTATCTATTAATAGCTGGTTTTGTATTTATTTTGGGAGGGTTTATTACGTTTGAGATTATAGAATCTGAAATAAAATCTGAACAAATGTGGGAATTAAGAAAGGCTACCACTTATATTAGTGATCGAATAAAACTTGGGATTAATCCCGCCTTATTGGTTTCTAGCAAAATACAAATTGTAGCACTTCCTCAAAATGCAGTAGAACAGCCCATACACTTTAGGGATACTTTAGTTTGGGTGGAAAATCTCCAAAAGTTGGAGCCTCATGAAAAAGCTATTAGCCAAAAAAGAATTAATGGGCAGGTCTATCAAATCTCTGTCTACAATGTACTTTTGGAAGAAGATGAAATCTCCAAAACGGCTATCTCTTCACTTAGTCTTACTTTTCTTATTTTATTAACGCTATTTGGGCTAACCAGCTTAATTTTATCTCGTATTTTTTTAAAGCCACTTCACCAAACACTAAAAACAATTGAAGAATTTGACCTGACCCAAGTTGGTGTCCCCTTCGCTTCTAGCAATACCAAAGAGTTTGATCAACTCAACCAATTTTTGAACAACATGTCCCAAAAGGCAAAACAGGAATATCAATCCCTTAAATCCTTTAGTGAAAATGCTTCTCACGAAATGCAAACGCCCTTAGCCATTGCCAAGGGAAAATTAGAGCTCTTGTTAAACACAACACTCAATGAAAATCAAACGGAATTGATTCAAAGCTCCTATCTCGCTATTGATAGATTATCCCGTCTAAACAAAACATTGTTATTGCTTACTAAATTGGACAACCACGAATTCCAAACGGCTAAAAAAATCAACTTTAGTAAGTTGCTTAATGAAACCCTATTAGACTACAAAGAAATTATCGATTTTAAAAACATTCAATTAACTGCAAACATTCAAGGAGACATTGAGTTTCCGATTGATCCCTCCTTGGCTTACATTCTTATTACCAACTTATTAAACAATGCCATCAAACACAACCTCCCTGAAAGCGGTCAAATTGCCATAGAATTGACCGCAGCATCGTTAAAAATAAAGAATACAGGGCTTGAATTGACGGTTCCGCCCCAAGAGTTGTTCAAAAGATTTAAAAAAGCCAACCAAAGCTCCTCGTCCATTGGTCTTGGGCTATCCATTATCAAAAGTATTTGCAACAAAAATTCAATGGCCGTCGCTTATACTCTAGACCAAAATTGGCATCAGATAGAAATAAGCTTCCTCAATAAGTCTTCAAATTTTCTTCAAATTTCCAATTAG
- a CDS encoding DUF3500 domain-containing protein: protein MYKYIFIGLTLCFYCSCRTAKKQHHHHHHHSHQHSTHHHHHAHDVPDHSQTGQQMTNTGKEFIASLSKEQQTALIYDFENDSMRTYWTNAPTHSQSRNGLAIGRLSIAQRNLFHKLLIASTSSQGYYKIWAAIQGDDELKREGENRELPSEKFFGKNQSLGAIGYYISFYGNPIQDKSWGYMITGHHLAANFTVVDGKATFVPMFYGSDPASISHGKHAGYTFLPNERNRGYELLQSLTKKQLAKAVIAPKYPENKFGPIDFQGPGAKDKKITNRGIRGDELNSAQQKLLWALVEEYVRNADFDVAEAWLDKIQKDGLQQLYFMWMGPTNGNEKIFFRVNGPSILIDFADQRTGFDWNTHPHTIIRDPSNDYGENWLERHIEEYHKH, encoded by the coding sequence ATGTATAAATATATTTTTATCGGTCTAACCTTATGTTTTTATTGCAGTTGCCGTACAGCAAAAAAGCAGCACCATCACCACCATCATCATTCACATCAACATTCTACCCATCATCACCACCATGCCCATGATGTACCCGATCATTCCCAAACAGGGCAGCAAATGACGAACACTGGGAAAGAATTTATAGCTAGCCTTAGCAAAGAACAACAAACAGCCTTGATTTACGATTTTGAAAACGATAGTATGAGAACATACTGGACCAATGCACCAACCCACAGCCAAAGTAGAAATGGCTTAGCAATCGGGAGGCTGAGTATCGCACAACGAAATCTATTTCACAAGCTACTAATCGCTTCTACGAGTTCTCAAGGTTATTATAAGATTTGGGCAGCTATACAAGGCGATGATGAATTAAAACGAGAAGGAGAAAATAGAGAACTCCCCAGTGAGAAATTCTTTGGTAAAAATCAAAGCTTGGGTGCTATTGGCTATTATATTTCTTTTTATGGAAATCCTATTCAAGATAAAAGTTGGGGATATATGATTACAGGACATCATTTAGCAGCTAATTTTACGGTTGTAGATGGTAAAGCAACCTTTGTTCCAATGTTCTATGGCTCTGACCCTGCTTCTATTAGTCATGGAAAACACGCTGGGTATACTTTTTTGCCTAATGAACGAAATAGAGGTTATGAGTTATTACAAAGCTTAACAAAAAAACAACTGGCTAAAGCCGTCATTGCTCCAAAATATCCTGAAAATAAGTTTGGTCCAATTGACTTTCAGGGACCAGGGGCAAAAGATAAAAAAATTACCAATAGAGGAATTCGTGGCGATGAGTTAAACTCGGCTCAACAAAAATTACTTTGGGCATTGGTAGAAGAATATGTTAGAAATGCTGATTTTGATGTCGCTGAAGCTTGGCTCGATAAAATTCAAAAAGACGGTTTGCAACAACTTTACTTTATGTGGATGGGACCTACCAATGGCAACGAAAAAATATTCTTTAGAGTTAATGGTCCCTCCATTCTTATTGATTTTGCCGATCAGAGAACAGGCTTTGATTGGAATACACACCCTCATACGATTATACGAGACCCCTCTAACGATTATGGTGAAAATTGGCTAGAAAGACACATTGAAGAATACCACAAACACTAG